The Fibrobacter sp. region AAACTTGAGCTTCGCGTTCCAAAGTGTACCTCACTAGAATTTGAGTCCGCCTTCACGAGCTCCCTCAGCGAGAGCCTGAACGCGACCGTGATAGATGTAACCGCCGCGGTCGAAGACCACGGATTCAATGCCCTTGGACTTGGCGACTTCTGCGACCTGGAGGCCGAGCTGCTTGGCCTGTTCAGTCTTCGTCATTTCGCCGAACTTGCCCTGGAATTCCTTGGCAGTCGTAGCGAGCTGGACGAGAGACTTGTTGTTCGCATCATCGATAATCTGGGCGACCATGTGAGACAAGGAACGGCGAACAGCCAAACGAGGGCATTCTGCAGTTCCGACAACAGACTTGCGCACACGAGCATGGCGTGCGATTCTGGACTGGATTCTTTTCTTAGCAATTGCAGTCATAGTTTACCCTTATTTACCTGTCTTCTTACCTTGCTTACGACGGATAATTTCGCCGGCGTACTTGATGCCCTTGCCCTTATACGGTTCAGGCTTACGGTACTTGCGGATTTCCGCGGCAGCCTGGCCGACCTTCTGCTTGTCGATGCCGGAGATGGAGATCTTCAGCGGGTCAACAGCCTTGAGTTCGACGCCTTCCGGAGCCTTGAAAATAACCGGATGAGAGAAACCGAGAACGAGGTTCAGGTCCTTGCCCTTCTGTTCGACGCGGTAGCCCACACCGACGATTTCGAGAGTCTTCTCGAAACCCTTGGTGACACCTTCGACCATGTTGTTGACGAGGGCGCGGGTCGTGCCGTGGATGGCGCGGGTGAACTTCTGATCGTCAGGACGGGAGAACGAAAGCTGGTTGCCTTCGAGCTTGATGGAGATGAGTTCGTGGACGTTGGTCTCGAGCTTGCCCTTCGGGCCTTCCACCTTGATGTTCTGACCATTGACGGCGACTTTGACGCCAGCCGGGATATTGATAATAGCTTTTCCGATACGGGACATCTTTACCATACCTTTGCGATGACTTCGCCACCCACCTTCTGTTCGCGGGCTTCGTGGTCAGTCATGACACCTTTAGATGTGGAGATGATAGCATAGCCAAGGCCGTTGCGGACGCGCGGAAGCTTAGCCACGTCGACGTAGTGGCGAAGACCCGGCGTAGAAACGCGCTGGATGCCCTGGATAGCGGATTCGCCCTTCGTGTAACGGAGCAGAACCTTGAGGATGCCCTGCTTGCCGTCATCGACGACGACGAACTTCTTGATGAAACCTTTTTCCTGCAGAACGCGTGCAATTTCACGCTTCAGGTTGCTGGCAGGAATGTCAACCACGGGCAGCTTAGCCTTGCAGGCGTTGCGCACGCGGGTGAGCATATCGGCGATAGGATCTGTCATTGCCATGAGTTATACTCTCCTTACCAAGACGACTTTGTGATACCGGGGATTTCGCCGGCGAGTGCCATTTCGCGGAAGCAAATACGGCAAAGGCCAAAGCGGCGCATAAAGGCGTGCGGCCTACCGCAACGCTTGCAACGGTTATACCCACGAACGGTATACTTCGGGGTACGCTTGCATTTTTCAATCATTCTTCTGCTTGCCATGGTATTACCTTACTTCCTGAAGGGGAGTCCAAGTTCTTCGAGAAGGGCGCGGCCTTCGTCGTCCGTCTTTGCAGAGGTCACGAAGGAGATGTCCATACCGAAGGTACGAGAAATCTTGTCGATATCGATTTCGACGAAAATCGTCTGTTCCTTGATACCGAGAGTGAAGTTGCCCATTCCATCGAAACCACGGCGAGCGAGACCACGGAAGTCACGGACACGCGGGAGGTTGATGTTGATGAAACGGAAAAGGAAGTCCCACATCATGTCGCCGTGGAGAGTGACCTTGGCACCGATGCCGAGACCTTCACGGAGGTGGAAGTTGGCGATAGCCTTCTTCGCTGTGGTGACTACGGCCTTCTGACCCGTAATGGCGGTAAGCGTTTCAGCGGCTTCGTCCAGAATCTTGCGGTTCTGAGCAGCGGCGCCAACGCCCATGTTCACCACGATCTTCTCGAGACGCGGGATTTCCATCACGTTCTTGTAGGCAAATTTTGCTTGCAGGGCCGGAACGACTTTTTCGAGATAAAATTGCTTCATCTGATTCATTGTTTTAC contains the following coding sequences:
- the rplR gene encoding 50S ribosomal protein L18; the encoded protein is MTAIAKKRIQSRIARHARVRKSVVGTAECPRLAVRRSLSHMVAQIIDDANNKSLVQLATTAKEFQGKFGEMTKTEQAKQLGLQVAEVAKSKGIESVVFDRGGYIYHGRVQALAEGAREGGLKF
- the rplF gene encoding 50S ribosomal protein L6, which translates into the protein MSRIGKAIINIPAGVKVAVNGQNIKVEGPKGKLETNVHELISIKLEGNQLSFSRPDDQKFTRAIHGTTRALVNNMVEGVTKGFEKTLEIVGVGYRVEQKGKDLNLVLGFSHPVIFKAPEGVELKAVDPLKISISGIDKQKVGQAAAEIRKYRKPEPYKGKGIKYAGEIIRRKQGKKTGK
- the rpsH gene encoding 30S ribosomal protein S8, whose amino-acid sequence is MAMTDPIADMLTRVRNACKAKLPVVDIPASNLKREIARVLQEKGFIKKFVVVDDGKQGILKVLLRYTKGESAIQGIQRVSTPGLRHYVDVAKLPRVRNGLGYAIISTSKGVMTDHEAREQKVGGEVIAKVW
- a CDS encoding type Z 30S ribosomal protein S14, encoding MASRRMIEKCKRTPKYTVRGYNRCKRCGRPHAFMRRFGLCRICFREMALAGEIPGITKSSW
- the rplE gene encoding 50S ribosomal protein L5, producing the protein MNQMKQFYLEKVVPALQAKFAYKNVMEIPRLEKIVVNMGVGAAAQNRKILDEAAETLTAITGQKAVVTTAKKAIANFHLREGLGIGAKVTLHGDMMWDFLFRFININLPRVRDFRGLARRGFDGMGNFTLGIKEQTIFVEIDIDKISRTFGMDISFVTSAKTDDEGRALLEELGLPFRK